In Sodalis ligni, a single genomic region encodes these proteins:
- a CDS encoding ABC transporter permease, with product MSKALTVKKTVSLRRLMFDFLYKWGMLLTVVALIAIFGVASDNFLDPFNIINILRSIAIVTVIAIGVSISLTVGGFDLSVGSTASLANALVISMFVWHGFGATEAIVLTLALCTLVGLFNVLLIVVLRIPDMLATLASLFVIQGVAMTYSYGGSITENMVLPSGDMAQGTIPPGFGLLGQVPTIVIIMLAVAVAAQLGLSLTTHGRRMYAIGGNPEAARLSGIRTTRYKVIAYVLSSLLAGLGGILLASRIGSSQVNAGGSYLMDAVAAAWIGFSLAGSGKPNALGTLVGAVILGVLQNGLVMLSVPYYAMDIIKGLVLAGALALTYFQRR from the coding sequence GTGAGCAAGGCTCTTACTGTGAAGAAGACGGTATCGCTCCGTCGGCTGATGTTCGATTTTCTCTATAAATGGGGCATGTTGCTGACCGTAGTGGCGCTTATCGCCATCTTTGGCGTCGCGTCGGATAATTTCCTCGATCCTTTCAATATCATCAATATCCTGCGGTCTATCGCCATCGTGACGGTTATCGCCATCGGCGTGTCGATTTCATTGACGGTGGGCGGGTTTGATCTGTCGGTGGGCTCCACCGCTTCGCTGGCGAATGCGCTGGTTATCTCGATGTTTGTCTGGCACGGTTTCGGCGCCACCGAAGCCATCGTGCTGACGCTGGCGCTGTGTACGCTGGTGGGATTATTCAACGTCTTACTGATTGTGGTGCTGCGCATTCCGGATATGCTCGCCACCCTTGCCAGCCTGTTTGTGATCCAGGGCGTGGCGATGACCTACAGCTATGGCGGCTCCATTACCGAAAATATGGTACTGCCGAGCGGCGACATGGCGCAAGGGACCATTCCGCCCGGCTTTGGCCTGCTGGGGCAGGTGCCGACCATCGTCATCATCATGCTGGCGGTGGCCGTGGCGGCGCAGCTCGGGCTGTCGTTGACCACCCACGGCCGCCGTATGTATGCCATCGGCGGCAACCCGGAAGCGGCCCGCTTATCCGGAATCCGCACCACGCGCTACAAAGTCATTGCCTATGTGCTCTCATCGCTGCTGGCCGGCCTGGGCGGCATTCTGCTGGCATCGCGTATCGGTTCTTCACAGGTCAACGCCGGCGGAAGCTATTTAATGGACGCCGTCGCCGCGGCCTGGATCGGGTTTTCACTGGCGGGGTCCGGCAAACCCAACGCCTTGGGCACATTGGTGGGGGCGGTTATCCTCGGCGTGTTGCAAAACGGCCTGGTGATGCTGTCCGTCCCGTATTATGCCATGGACATTATCAAGGGACTGGTGCTGGCCGGCGCTCTTGCATTGACCTATTTCCAGCGACGTTAA
- a CDS encoding oxidoreductase, protein MSTTTDIRVVTGPANYYSHSGSLTRLGDFFSAGQLARAVWIFGERAIEAARPYLPAAFTAPGAKQLLFKGHCSESDVARLAQDAGDDRAVVIGVGGGTVLDTAKAVARRLGLPVVNIPTIAATCAAWTPLSVWYNDAGQALHFEIFDDANFLVLVEPEIILKAPAEYLLAGIGDTLAKWYEAVVLAPEPQNLPLTVRLGINGALAIRDVLLEGSETALTHQRQGKLSQVFRDVVDAIIAGGGMVGGLGERYTRVAAAHAVHNGLTVLPQTEKFLHGTKVAYGILVQSALLGQDDVLAQLIAAYRRFHLPTTLAALEVDIHNRADLDKVIAHTLRPAESIHYLPVELTPDSLRAAFEKVESIGHPRSIPAHS, encoded by the coding sequence ATGAGCACTACCACCGATATCCGCGTCGTCACCGGGCCGGCCAACTACTACTCGCACAGCGGCAGCTTGACGCGGCTGGGCGATTTTTTCTCCGCCGGGCAATTGGCCCGCGCCGTCTGGATTTTCGGCGAACGCGCCATCGAGGCCGCGCGCCCTTATCTGCCGGCGGCCTTTACTGCGCCGGGGGCAAAGCAGCTGTTGTTCAAAGGCCATTGCAGCGAGAGCGATGTGGCCCGGCTGGCGCAGGACGCCGGCGATGACCGCGCGGTAGTGATCGGCGTGGGCGGAGGGACGGTACTGGATACCGCCAAAGCGGTGGCCCGCCGCTTGGGCCTGCCGGTGGTGAATATACCGACCATTGCGGCCACTTGTGCCGCCTGGACGCCGCTTTCCGTCTGGTATAACGACGCAGGCCAGGCGCTGCATTTTGAAATTTTCGATGACGCCAATTTTCTGGTACTGGTGGAGCCGGAAATCATCCTGAAGGCGCCGGCGGAGTATTTGCTGGCCGGGATCGGGGATACGCTGGCGAAATGGTATGAAGCGGTGGTGCTGGCGCCCGAGCCGCAGAATCTGCCGTTAACGGTGCGGCTTGGCATCAATGGCGCGCTGGCGATTCGCGATGTACTGCTCGAAGGCAGTGAAACGGCGCTCACACATCAGCGGCAAGGCAAACTCAGCCAGGTTTTCCGGGACGTGGTGGACGCCATTATCGCCGGCGGCGGCATGGTCGGCGGGTTGGGCGAGCGCTATACCCGCGTAGCGGCGGCGCATGCGGTGCACAATGGTTTGACGGTGTTACCGCAAACGGAAAAATTCTTGCACGGCACCAAGGTCGCCTACGGTATTCTGGTGCAAAGCGCCCTGCTCGGCCAGGACGATGTATTGGCGCAACTGATTGCCGCCTACCGCCGTTTTCACCTGCCCACCACGCTGGCGGCGCTGGAGGTGGATATCCATAACCGCGCGGATCTGGATAAAGTCATCGCCCATACCTTGCGTCCGGCGGAATCTATTCACTACCTGCCGGTGGAGCTGACGCCGGATAGCCTGCGGGCCGCTTTCGAAAAAGTGGAAAGCATCGGCCATCCCCGCTCAATACCGGCTCACTCATAG
- a CDS encoding sugar ABC transporter substrate-binding protein, whose amino-acid sequence MKHFAGSLLMLGLLAAMPGHAAVPAPVPSAIANHNGPIRIAIIRNLGSDDNTTQFVSGAVQEGKKLGFKVSTFLSNGDDAKFQDFVNQAISQKYDGIILSQGRDPYSTPLVKRAADAGIAVSVFDTAVNGDIPGVTVTQQDDISLTQLSFGQLIKDFNGKANIIKLWVAGFPPMERRQAAYEALLKQNPGIKELESIGAVSSDVQGDTANKLGAVLAKYPKGKIDAIWGTWDAFSQGAYKALKENGRTEIKLYSIDVSNQDLQLIRESNSPWKVSVAVDPKLIGATNVRLIANKLAGEKTPATYDFKAAVIPQALVAGQPGPVSVAGLGKIIPGWGQTEDFIAPWFATLEEKNH is encoded by the coding sequence ATGAAACATTTCGCAGGTTCATTGCTGATGCTCGGGCTGCTGGCCGCCATGCCGGGCCATGCCGCCGTGCCGGCGCCGGTACCGTCAGCCATCGCCAATCATAACGGTCCGATACGTATCGCGATTATCCGCAACCTTGGCTCTGACGATAACACCACCCAATTTGTGTCAGGGGCTGTACAGGAAGGTAAAAAGCTGGGTTTCAAAGTCAGTACCTTTCTCAGTAACGGCGACGATGCCAAATTCCAGGATTTTGTGAATCAGGCCATCAGCCAGAAATATGACGGTATCATTCTTTCCCAGGGACGCGACCCGTATTCCACGCCGTTGGTCAAACGCGCGGCGGATGCCGGGATTGCCGTGTCGGTGTTCGACACGGCGGTTAATGGAGATATCCCGGGCGTGACGGTAACGCAGCAGGATGACATTTCGCTGACGCAGCTCTCGTTTGGCCAATTGATCAAAGACTTCAATGGCAAGGCGAATATCATCAAGCTATGGGTCGCCGGCTTCCCGCCAATGGAACGCCGCCAGGCAGCGTATGAGGCTTTGCTGAAACAGAATCCGGGCATCAAAGAGCTGGAATCAATCGGCGCGGTATCAAGCGATGTCCAGGGCGACACCGCCAACAAACTGGGCGCGGTACTGGCGAAATACCCGAAAGGAAAGATTGACGCTATCTGGGGAACCTGGGATGCCTTCAGCCAGGGCGCCTACAAAGCGTTGAAAGAAAATGGCCGTACTGAAATCAAGCTTTATAGCATCGATGTGTCCAACCAGGATCTGCAATTGATCCGTGAATCCAACAGCCCGTGGAAAGTGAGCGTGGCGGTGGACCCGAAACTGATCGGCGCAACCAACGTGCGGTTGATTGCCAATAAGCTGGCCGGTGAGAAAACCCCCGCCACCTATGATTTCAAGGCGGCGGTTATTCCGCAGGCATTGGTCGCCGGCCAGCCCGGACCGGTGAGTGTGGCCGGCCTGGGGAAAATAATCCCCGGCTGGGGACAGACCGAGGACTTTATCGCCCCTTGGTTTGCCACGCTTGAAGAGAAAAACCACTAA